The proteins below come from a single Biomphalaria glabrata chromosome 10, xgBioGlab47.1, whole genome shotgun sequence genomic window:
- the LOC129928581 gene encoding probable serine/threonine-protein kinase MARK-A codes for MAANQCPVIDEVIYTDVFTQFHLIEGPVLGSGTFGTVLLATSDDDPNDQMAVKMFYLHGPEAGEKRKKRNDETLNMFVKETKLMKRLKHANIMPVLSAVQTPSTLALFMPYCSRGTLMESIKDLNLEDQTKYITQLCQAIHYLHQKYIVHCDIKPANILLDDNSNVRLSDFGLSRALPNPNVEIFQDFGTRFYRAPETYSDERVNPFKVDMYAYGITCWVILLKKRPANVNFVEMINADLNVLFDYKRMVTFLLVSDPIYRPTADKVLEMLEQI; via the exons ATGGCTGCCAATCAATGTCCAGTTATTGATGAAGTTATTTACACTGATGTGTTTACCCAATTTCATTTGATTGAAGGCCCGGTACTGGGTAGTGGAACATTCGGGACAGTGCTTCTTGCCACGAGTGATGATGACCCTAATGATCAAATGGCGGTCAAGATGTTTTACTTGCATGGACCTGAAGcaggagaaaaaagaaagaagcgcAATGACGAGACACTCAACATGTTtgtgaaagaaacaaaactgaTGAAGCGACTTAAACATGCTAACATCATGCCAGTTCTGTCTGCTGTTCAGACACCATCTACCTTGGCACTGTTCATGCCGTATTGTTCTCGAGGTACCCTGATGGAATCAATCAAAGACTTAAATCTAGAAGATCAGACTAAATACATCACACAG ttgtGCCAAGCAATCCACTATTTGCACCAGAAATACATTGTCCACTGCGACATCAAACCTGCTAACATACTTCTTGATGATAATTCTAACGTGCGTCTCTCGGACTTTGGACTCTCTCGGGCACTACCCAACCCGAATGTAGAGATTTTCCAGGACTTTGGAACCAGATTCTACCGCGCTCCAGAGACCTACTCTGATGAGAGGGTCAACCCGTTTAAG GTTGACATGTATGCCTATGGTATCACTTGCTGGGTTATATTGTTAAAGAAGAGACCTGCCAATGTAAACTTTGTGGAAATGATTAACGCTGATTTAAATGTTCTGTTTGACTACAA GAGAATGGTGACCTTTCTGTTGGTTAGTGACCCAATCTACAGACCAACCGCCGACAAGGTCCTGGAGATGCTGGAACAAATTTAA
- the LOC129928582 gene encoding probable serine/threonine-protein kinase MARK-A has protein sequence MAANQCPVIDEVIYTDVFTKFHLIEGPVLGSGTFGTVLLATFDDDPNAQMAVKMFYLHGPEAGEKRKKRNDETLNMFVKETKLMKRLKHANIMPVLSAVQTPSTLALFMPYCSRGTLMESIKGLNLEDQTKYITQLCQAIHYLHQKYIVHCDIKPANILLDNDSNVRLSDFGLSRALPNPNVEIFQDFGTRFYRAPETYSDERVNPFKVDMYAFGITCWVILLKKRPANVNFVEMINADLNVLFDYKRMVTFLLVSEPIYRPSADKVLEMLEQM, from the exons ATGGCTGCCAATCAATGTCCAGTTATTGATGAAGTTATTTACACTGATGTGTTTACCAAATTTCATTTAATTGAAGGCCCGGTACTGGGTAGTGGAACATTCGGAACAGTGCTTCTTGCCACGTTTGATGATGACCCTAATGCTCAAATGGCGGTCAAGATGTTTTACTTGCATGGACCTGAAGcaggagaaaaaagaaagaagcgcAATGATGAGACACTCAACATGTTtgtgaaagaaacaaaactgaTGAAGCGACTTAAACATGCTAACATCATGCCAGTTCTGTCTGCTGTTCAGACACCATCTACCTTGGCACTGTTCATGCCGTATTGTTCTCGAGGTACTCTGATGGAATCAATCAAAGGCTTAAATCTAGAAGATCAGACTAAATACATCACACAG ttgtGCCAAGCAATCCACTATTTGCACCAGAAATACATTGTCCACTGTGACATCAAACCTGCTAACATACTTCTTGATAATGATTCTAACGTGCGTCTCTCGGACTTTGGACTCTCTCGGGCATTACCCAACCCGAATGTAGAGATTTTCCAGGACTTTGGAACCAGATTCTACCGCGCTCCAGAGACCTACTCTGATGAGAGGGTCAACCCGTTTAAG GTTGACATGTATGCCTTTGGTATCACTTGCTGGGTTATATTGTTAAAGAAGAGACCTGCCAATGTAAACTTTGTGGAAATGATTAACGCTGATTTAAATGTTCTGTTTGACTACAA GAGAATGGTGACCTTTCTGTTGGTTAGTGAACCAATCTACAGACCATCCGCCGACAAGGTCCTGGAGATGCTGGAACAAATGTAA
- the LOC106064534 gene encoding probable serine/threonine-protein kinase MARK-A, which translates to MAANQCPVIDEVIYTDVFTQFHLIEGPVLGSGTFGTVLLATSDDDPNDQMAVKMFYLHGPEAGEKRKKRNDETLNMFIKETKLMKRLKHANIMPVLSAVQTPSTLALFLPYCSRGTLMESIKGINLEDQTKYITQLCQAIHYLHQKYIVHCDIKPANILLDDNSNVLLSDFGLSRALPNPNVEIFQNFGTRFYRAPETYSDERVNPFKVDMYAFGITCWVILLKKRPANVNFVEMINADLNVLFDYKRMVTFLLVSDPIYRPTADKVLEMLEQM; encoded by the exons ATGGCTGCCAATCAATGTCCAGTTATTGATGAAGTCATTTACACTGATGTGTTTACCCAATTTCATTTGATTGAAGGCCCGGTACTGGGTAGTGGAACATTCGGGACAGTGCTTCTTGCCACGAGTGATGATGACCCTAATGATCAAATGGCGGTCAAGATGTTTTACTTGCATGGACCTGAAGcaggagaaaaaagaaagaagcgcAATGATGAGACACTCaacatgtttattaaagaaacaaaactgaTGAAGCGACTTAAACATGCTAACATCATGCCAGTTCTGTCTGCTGTTCAGACACCATCTACCTTGGCACTGTTCTTGCCGTATTGTTCTCGAGGTACCCTGATGGAATCAATCAAAGGCATAAATCTAGAAGATCAGACTAAATACATCACACAG ttgtGCCAAGCAATTCACTATTTGCACCAGAAATACATTGTCCACTGCGACATCAAACCTGCTAACATACTTCTTGATGATAATTCTAACGTGCTTCTCTCGGACTTTGGACTCTCTCGGGCATTACCCAACCCGAATGTAGAGATTTTCCAGAACTTTGGAACCAGATTCTACCGCGCTCCAGAGACCTACTCTGATGAGAGGGTCAACCCGTTTAAG GTTGACATGTATGCCTTTGGTATCACTTGCTGGGTTATATTGTTAAAGAAGAGACCTGCCAATGTAAACTTTGTTGAAATGATTAACGCTGATTTAAATGTTCTGTTTGACTACAA GAGAATGGTGACCTTTCTGTTGGTTAGTGACCCAATCTACAGACCAACCGCCGACAAGGTCCTGGAGATGCTGGAACAAATGTAA